A part of Corynebacterium afermentans subsp. lipophilum genomic DNA contains:
- a CDS encoding superoxide dismutase: MAVYELPDLPYAYDALEPHISEEIMTLHHDKHHATYVAGANAALEALEAERNGEANPDRLRALSKNLAFNLGGHTNHSIFWKNMAPNAGGNPTGEIAEAIDRDFGSFDAFKKQFAGVATGLQGSGWAVLGYDHIAGRLIIQQLTDQQGNISVDFTPVLMLDMWEHAFYLQYKNVKADYVEAWWNVVNWDDVNERYAKASA; this comes from the coding sequence ATGGCTGTTTACGAGCTTCCCGATCTCCCCTACGCATACGACGCGCTGGAGCCGCACATCTCCGAAGAGATTATGACGCTGCACCACGACAAGCACCACGCGACCTACGTCGCTGGCGCGAACGCTGCGCTCGAGGCCCTCGAGGCCGAGCGCAACGGTGAGGCGAACCCGGACCGCCTGCGCGCCCTGTCCAAGAACCTGGCGTTCAACCTGGGTGGCCACACCAACCACTCCATCTTCTGGAAGAACATGGCACCGAATGCTGGCGGCAACCCGACCGGCGAGATCGCTGAGGCGATCGACCGCGACTTCGGCTCCTTCGATGCCTTCAAGAAGCAGTTCGCTGGCGTGGCCACCGGCCTGCAGGGCTCCGGCTGGGCAGTGCTCGGCTACGACCACATCGCTGGCCGCCTGATCATCCAGCAGCTGACCGACCAGCAGGGCAACATCTCCGTGGACTTCACGCCGGTGCTCATGCTGGATATGTGGGAGCACGCGTTCTACCTGCAGTACAAGAACGTCAAGGCTGATTACGTCGAGGCGTGGTGGAACGTTGTCAACTGGGACGACGTCAACGAGCGCTACGCAAAGGCATCCGCTTAA
- a CDS encoding DUF5926 family protein: protein MVQRKPKKKKNREDLPEGMTRREAKLAARAAEREKLQKDPRPFGGLAAEADLVALQEFVPSAVTTFDIKGTPVNIATVLPGAGAALVREESQGGERFVALQVTSHSQNPGRDLAYALNWVVDAAPGETLQSTVADGSQPELTSLIDASATPDITTYQDFSWWFPEGAAVPPQIQQALQQANDAVLPSEKVGADLPGAIWWVNPGGGKAHIRWVRTEDNEAQMLSALARIAARGELNLGEGTKFAGAFRTHGLVVPVFDLDPSVDAGSYDEALTALNKQIEAEYANDAALTADERKQLDNIKSRQVTI from the coding sequence ATGGTGCAACGCAAGCCGAAAAAGAAGAAGAACCGCGAGGACCTGCCCGAGGGCATGACCCGCCGCGAGGCCAAGCTGGCCGCCCGCGCAGCCGAGCGCGAGAAGCTGCAGAAGGACCCCCGCCCGTTCGGCGGCCTAGCCGCAGAGGCGGACCTGGTCGCCCTGCAGGAGTTCGTGCCGTCCGCTGTGACCACCTTTGACATCAAGGGCACCCCGGTGAACATCGCCACCGTGCTGCCGGGCGCCGGCGCCGCGTTGGTGCGCGAGGAGTCCCAGGGCGGCGAGCGTTTCGTGGCCCTGCAGGTCACCTCTCACTCCCAGAACCCGGGCCGCGACCTCGCGTACGCCCTGAACTGGGTCGTCGATGCGGCCCCGGGCGAGACGCTGCAGTCCACCGTCGCCGACGGTTCGCAGCCGGAACTCACTTCGCTTATCGACGCCTCCGCCACCCCCGACATCACCACCTACCAGGACTTCTCCTGGTGGTTCCCCGAGGGTGCCGCAGTACCGCCGCAGATCCAGCAGGCGCTGCAGCAGGCCAACGACGCCGTCCTGCCGTCCGAGAAGGTCGGCGCGGACCTGCCGGGCGCGATCTGGTGGGTCAACCCCGGCGGTGGCAAGGCCCACATCCGCTGGGTGCGCACCGAGGACAACGAGGCGCAGATGCTCTCCGCGCTGGCCCGCATCGCCGCACGCGGCGAGCTCAACCTGGGCGAAGGCACCAAGTTCGCCGGCGCCTTCCGCACCCACGGCCTGGTCGTGCCGGTGTTCGACCTCGACCCGTCCGTGGACGCAGGCTCCTACGATGAAGCGCTGACCGCGCTGAACAAGCAGATCGAGGCGGAGTACGCCAACGACGCTGCGCTGACTGCCGACGAGCGCAAGCAGCTGGACAACATCAAGTCCCGCCAGGTGACCATCTAG
- the msrA gene encoding peptide-methionine (S)-S-oxide reductase MsrA: MGFLFAPSPKLVDANSALPGRPEPILANPREHAVLGTPTTGPWREGQKRVLVGIGCFWGVEKMYWQMDGVNSTSVGYAGGITPNPTYREVCSGQTNHVEAVEVVYDPKVITLKEIVKAALEAHDPTQGYRQGNDVGTQYRSAFYTDTEEEAEQIRGWIRQYEQDLQSAGYGDITTEVKSVEADGVRYYLAEEEHQQYLHKVPNGYCPHHSTGVACGI, encoded by the coding sequence ATGGGATTTCTTTTCGCACCATCGCCAAAGCTTGTCGACGCCAACTCCGCCCTCCCCGGCCGCCCCGAGCCCATCCTTGCCAACCCGCGCGAGCACGCGGTGCTGGGCACTCCCACCACAGGGCCGTGGCGCGAGGGGCAAAAACGCGTGCTGGTGGGCATCGGTTGTTTCTGGGGCGTGGAGAAGATGTACTGGCAGATGGACGGCGTGAACTCCACGTCGGTGGGCTACGCCGGCGGGATCACTCCGAACCCGACCTACCGCGAGGTGTGCTCCGGGCAGACCAACCACGTCGAAGCGGTGGAGGTGGTCTACGACCCGAAGGTGATCACGCTGAAAGAAATTGTGAAGGCCGCGCTGGAGGCGCACGATCCGACGCAGGGCTACCGCCAGGGCAACGACGTGGGCACGCAGTACCGCTCCGCCTTCTACACCGACACTGAAGAAGAGGCGGAGCAGATCCGCGGGTGGATCCGCCAGTATGAGCAGGACCTGCAAAGTGCCGGTTACGGCGACATCACCACCGAGGTGAAATCGGTGGAGGCCGACGGCGTGCGCTACTACCTGGCCGAGGAAGAGCACCAGCAGTACCTGCACAAGGTGCCAAACGGATACTGCCCGCACCACTCCACCGGCGTGGCCTGCGGGATTTAG
- a CDS encoding glycerophosphodiester phosphodiesterase: MSELKVPKIVAHRGFSGHHPELTRQAFEEALKLPIHGIECDVRLSRDGRVVVFHDSSVNRTTDGRGRVDCMDFADLRRLNCGTADEPQQIMCLEELLELMQDYPDKHIYIETKHPTIYGPEVDEQTLRTLRYAGLHESENVHVISFSHRAVRYFTHMAPELETFYLFRLKEMRWNRKSHMFSRPYGVGPALQHLQLRQELLGYRGLRTYTWTVNTPRQMRWCADNGVDVIATDLPDIALAAFEQVPAAAVAG, from the coding sequence GTGAGCGAACTGAAGGTTCCCAAGATTGTTGCGCACCGCGGATTCTCCGGCCACCACCCGGAGCTGACGCGCCAGGCGTTCGAAGAAGCGTTGAAACTGCCCATCCACGGCATCGAATGCGACGTGCGCCTAAGCCGCGACGGGCGCGTGGTGGTCTTCCACGACTCTTCGGTCAACCGCACCACCGACGGCCGCGGGCGCGTGGACTGCATGGACTTCGCCGATTTGCGCCGGCTCAACTGCGGCACCGCCGACGAGCCGCAGCAAATCATGTGCCTGGAAGAACTGCTTGAACTCATGCAGGACTACCCCGACAAGCACATCTACATCGAAACCAAGCACCCCACCATCTACGGGCCCGAAGTGGACGAGCAGACACTCCGCACCCTGCGCTACGCCGGGCTGCACGAATCCGAAAACGTGCACGTGATCTCGTTTTCCCACCGCGCCGTGCGCTACTTCACCCACATGGCGCCCGAGTTGGAGACCTTCTACCTGTTCCGCCTGAAGGAAATGCGGTGGAACAGAAAGAGCCACATGTTCTCCCGCCCCTACGGCGTCGGGCCTGCGCTGCAGCACCTGCAGCTGCGCCAAGAGCTACTGGGCTACCGGGGCCTGCGCACCTACACCTGGACCGTGAACACCCCGCGCCAGATGCGCTGGTGCGCCGACAACGGCGTCGACGTGATCGCCACCGACCTCCCCGACATCGCGCTCGCCGCGTTTGAGCAGGTGCCGGCCGCGGCGGTGGCGGGGTAG
- a CDS encoding alpha/beta-hydrolase family protein produces MPSNFLDHARKAFDQLPDALQRARSRYSVRRDGVLALPMGVLEVLADISPGVRMSGQRRLPPSFRAGLAGAEVATWGAVSPSLLPHSWWATAANVGVLQGIGHGFATVASQALRPAVPDSTKSPLPAPVRLAMTGVTAGVFVTSLRRRAHQEQLVESDEKFKVSPQILGITLGTLGYGVVLLIGDAIQAFIDAINELLGKKLPPVASWPLAIAGGGALLILVGDQMVVRRFAVRVSRQAQELDREFMRGADQPQRVERSGSPDSLVDWNTMGRQGRAVVAGGPRKADIERLLEGEAKEPIRIFVGLDLGEEDTPDFEAMAAVAIKEMHRTGAFERSHIAVMSAAGTGWINDFHTSGFEFVTRGDSAVVAMQYSYLPSAYSYLADRKNPVNSSRVLIEAIRRELESIDPNDRPKLYVGGESLGAYGVSDAFETVEEFLEHTSGGVFTGTPGFARNHSYLTRHREKGSPQRLPLVDGGRHVRFTAHPAHLRHDFRGNAYTSTWEEPRFVFAQHASDPVVWWEPSLAWKAPDWLKEPGSRGEPAPAAQHLDALDTMRWMPLVTYWQVGIDQLPSKDYPSPHGHNYHDETVAYWNAVIHGAGDDARPEALSRPELVRVSRWIHSDATKTRMPKGGFPSKHGY; encoded by the coding sequence GTGCCTTCCAACTTCCTCGACCACGCCCGTAAGGCTTTCGATCAGCTGCCGGATGCGCTGCAACGCGCGCGTTCGCGCTATTCCGTCAGGCGCGACGGTGTGCTGGCGTTGCCGATGGGCGTGTTGGAGGTGTTGGCTGATATTTCCCCGGGCGTGCGCATGAGTGGTCAGCGCCGTTTGCCGCCGAGTTTCCGGGCGGGGCTTGCGGGGGCTGAGGTGGCTACTTGGGGTGCGGTTTCGCCGTCGCTTCTGCCGCACAGTTGGTGGGCGACGGCAGCGAACGTCGGTGTGTTGCAGGGCATTGGCCATGGCTTTGCGACGGTAGCTTCGCAAGCCCTCCGCCCAGCAGTGCCGGATTCCACAAAGAGCCCGTTGCCGGCCCCGGTGCGCCTGGCCATGACGGGCGTGACCGCGGGCGTGTTTGTCACGTCGTTGCGCAGGCGCGCGCACCAGGAACAGCTGGTGGAAAGCGACGAGAAGTTCAAGGTCAGCCCGCAGATCCTCGGCATCACGCTGGGCACGCTGGGCTACGGCGTGGTGCTGCTGATCGGTGACGCGATCCAGGCGTTCATCGACGCGATCAACGAACTACTAGGCAAGAAGCTGCCGCCGGTGGCGTCCTGGCCGCTGGCGATCGCGGGCGGCGGCGCCCTGCTGATTTTGGTGGGCGACCAGATGGTGGTGCGCCGCTTCGCGGTGCGTGTGAGCCGCCAGGCCCAGGAGCTGGATCGCGAGTTCATGCGTGGCGCGGACCAGCCGCAGCGCGTCGAGCGTTCCGGTTCGCCTGACTCGCTGGTGGATTGGAACACGATGGGCCGCCAGGGCCGCGCGGTGGTGGCCGGAGGGCCTCGCAAGGCCGACATTGAGCGCCTGCTCGAGGGCGAAGCGAAGGAGCCGATCCGCATCTTCGTGGGCCTAGACTTGGGCGAGGAGGACACCCCGGATTTCGAGGCTATGGCCGCCGTCGCAATCAAGGAGATGCACCGCACCGGTGCCTTCGAACGCAGCCACATCGCGGTGATGTCGGCAGCGGGCACGGGGTGGATCAACGACTTCCACACCTCGGGCTTCGAGTTTGTCACCCGCGGCGACTCGGCCGTGGTGGCCATGCAGTACTCCTACCTGCCCTCGGCGTATTCGTACTTGGCGGACCGCAAAAATCCGGTGAACTCCTCGCGTGTGCTCATTGAGGCGATCCGCCGCGAGCTGGAGAGCATCGACCCCAACGATCGCCCGAAGCTGTACGTCGGTGGCGAGTCGCTGGGCGCGTACGGGGTCTCGGACGCGTTCGAAACCGTCGAGGAATTTCTCGAGCACACCTCAGGCGGGGTGTTCACTGGCACGCCCGGGTTCGCCCGCAACCACAGCTACCTGACCAGGCACCGCGAGAAGGGCTCCCCGCAGCGCCTCCCGCTTGTCGACGGCGGCCGCCACGTCCGCTTCACCGCCCACCCCGCACACCTGCGCCACGACTTCCGCGGCAACGCCTACACCAGCACCTGGGAAGAACCCCGGTTCGTCTTCGCCCAGCACGCTTCCGACCCGGTGGTGTGGTGGGAGCCGTCCCTGGCGTGGAAGGCCCCGGATTGGCTGAAAGAACCGGGGTCGCGCGGCGAGCCCGCCCCGGCTGCCCAGCACTTGGACGCGCTGGACACGATGCGGTGGATGCCGCTGGTGACGTACTGGCAGGTGGGCATTGACCAGCTGCCGTCGAAGGACTACCCCTCGCCGCACGGGCACAACTACCACGATGAGACGGTCGCCTATTGGAACGCGGTCATCCACGGCGCGGGCGATGACGCGCGCCCCGAAGCGCTTTCCCGCCCCGAGCTGGTGCGTGTGTCGCGCTGGATCCACAGCGACGCCACGAAGACCCGCATGCCTAAGGGCGGTTTCCCTTCAAAGCACGGCTACTAA
- a CDS encoding glycerophosphodiester phosphodiesterase, protein MTGIIAHRGFNGLYPENTRRAFEEALKLDIVGIECDVNLSKDGQVVVIHDLSVDRTGDGTGEVAQMTIDELRKLNVGTDDDPQQIMLLDELLDLLDRYPGKHILIETKHPSPFGAALEEAVAEVLRSRGMETDERVHLISFDPGAIERFQRLLPDIETFLLVNDAFSPVGECGAGPSVRQAKAQPELLDGRFRTYVWTVNLPRDMMWLNKHGATLIGTDLPHIALETLS, encoded by the coding sequence ATGACCGGCATCATCGCCCACCGCGGCTTCAACGGCCTGTACCCAGAAAACACGCGCCGTGCGTTCGAAGAAGCGCTCAAGCTGGACATCGTAGGTATCGAGTGCGACGTAAACCTTTCCAAAGACGGCCAGGTGGTGGTTATTCACGACCTGAGTGTGGACCGCACTGGGGATGGCACTGGCGAAGTTGCGCAGATGACTATCGACGAGCTCCGCAAACTCAACGTCGGCACCGACGATGATCCGCAGCAGATCATGCTGCTGGACGAGCTGCTGGACCTGCTCGACCGATATCCCGGCAAACACATTCTGATTGAGACGAAGCACCCATCGCCGTTCGGCGCGGCGCTCGAGGAGGCAGTCGCCGAGGTGCTGCGCTCACGCGGAATGGAGACGGACGAGCGGGTGCACCTTATTTCTTTTGATCCTGGCGCGATTGAGCGGTTCCAGCGATTGCTCCCTGATATCGAGACGTTCCTGCTGGTGAATGATGCGTTTTCACCCGTGGGAGAATGCGGCGCCGGCCCGAGTGTGCGGCAAGCCAAAGCGCAGCCTGAGCTTCTCGACGGACGGTTCCGTACCTACGTGTGGACCGTGAACCTGCCCAGGGACATGATGTGGTTGAACAAACACGGCGCGACATTAATCGGCACGGACTTGCCGCACATCGCGCTGGAGACACTGTCTTAA